A genomic region of Phragmites australis chromosome 2, lpPhrAust1.1, whole genome shotgun sequence contains the following coding sequences:
- the LOC133908449 gene encoding NAC domain-containing protein 73-like: protein MMTWSNSFNHVRAVENNLATAAAVAAAKKQQQASSHVNLIRTCPSCGHRAQYEQVQAAATIQDLPGLPAGVKFDPTDQELLEHLEGKARPDARKLHPLIDEFIPTIEGENGICYTHPERLPGVGKDGLIRHFFHRPSKAYTTGNRKRRKVHTDEQGGETRWHKTGKTRPVFTNGKLKGYKKILVLYTNYGKQRKPEKTNWVMHQYHLGSDEEEKDGELVVSKVFYQTQPRQCGSGSATTAKDAIPLAASAATDHHQHDGNNSMLKEASIVDFYTPATLIGYTQAAPNNRAAASAHLMPNFEMHTRGPAGFGP, encoded by the exons ATGATGACATGGAGCAACAGCTTCAACCACGTGCGCGCCGTGGAGAACAACCTGGCCACCGCCGCGGCGGTTGCCGCAgccaagaagcagcagcaggcgTCCTCCCACGTCAACCTCATCAGGACGTGCCCCTCCTGCGGCCACCGCGCGCAGTATGAGCAG GTGCAGGCGGCGGCGACGATCCAGGACCTGCCTGGGCTGCCGGCCGGTGTGAAGTTCGATCCGACGGACCAGGAGCTGCTGGAGCACCTGGAGGGGAAGGCGAGGCCGGACGCCCGGAAACTCCACCCGCTCATCGACGAGTTCATCCCCACCATCGAGGGCGAGAACGGCATCTGCTACACCCACCCGGAGAGGCTTCCTG GAGTTGGAAAGGACGGTCTCATTCGGCACTTCTTCCACCGCCCGTCGAAGGCGTACACGACCGGGAATCGGAAGCGGCGGAAGGTGCACACCGACGAGCAAGGCGGGGAGACGCGGTGGCACAAGACGGGCAAGACCCGCCCCGTGTTCACCAACGGCAAGCTCAAGGGCTACAAGAAGATCCTGGTCCTCTACACCAACTACGGCAAGCAGCGCAAGCCGGAGAAGACCAACTGGGTGATGCACCAGTACCACCTGGGCTctgacgaggaggagaaggacggCGAGCTCGTCGTGTCCAAGGTGTTCTACCAGACGCAGCCGAGGCAGTGCGGCAGCGGGTCGGCGACAACGGCCAAGGACGCCATCCCACTCGCGGCTAGCGCGGCGACTGATCACCACCAACACGACGGTAACAACAGCATGCTGAAGGAAGCAAGCATCGTAGATTTCTACACCCCGGCGACGCTAATCGGGTACACCCAGGCTGCTCCTAATAACAGGGCGGCTGCTTCTGCTCACCTGATGCCTAACTTCGAGATGCACACAAGAGGGCCGGCTGGCTTTGGTCCCTGA